The following are encoded together in the bacterium genome:
- a CDS encoding carboxymuconolactone decarboxylase family protein, with product MARIELIDRKDGLDPDQARLFDWIVGSRGELVRPFQVLLHAPEQAEHIARLGHVVRFESGLDGADRELAILATGRAHGCDYVWDTHLELARREGTSSEAIAHLDGDAGDLAPREAAILDMVGELCSASSVSASTFTRIESHLGTDGVVELSVLVGYYTMLGYAMASFDACRTPGEE from the coding sequence ATGGCGCGCATAGAGCTGATCGACCGCAAGGACGGCCTCGATCCGGACCAGGCTCGGCTGTTCGACTGGATCGTGGGGAGCAGGGGCGAGCTGGTGAGGCCCTTCCAGGTGCTGCTGCATGCCCCCGAACAGGCGGAGCACATCGCCCGGCTCGGCCATGTGGTCCGCTTCGAATCGGGCCTGGACGGCGCCGACCGGGAGCTGGCCATCCTGGCCACCGGTCGGGCTCACGGCTGCGACTACGTCTGGGACACTCACCTGGAGTTGGCGCGCCGCGAAGGGACCAGTTCCGAGGCGATCGCCCACCTCGACGGTGACGCGGGGGACCTGGCGCCGAGAGAGGCCGCCATCCTGGACATGGTCGGCGAGCTTTGCTCGGCATCATCCGTGTCCGCATCGACCTTCACCCGGATCGAATCCCACCTAGGCACCGATGGCGTGGTCGAGCTCAGCGTCCTGGTCGGCTACTACACCATGCTGGGCTACGCCATGGCATCGTTCGACGCATGCCGTACCCCGGGTGAGGAATAG
- a CDS encoding cupin domain-containing protein — MVAETDRVRILRDEEDAPELPIVEHGGRAWVVVWPGLDAHLRSIHHISLEPGGRTVQLEHPMESVYYTMSGSVAAADNSFDRRLDVPTGAMAHIGADTKYAFEAGPDGAELIGGPCPADERLYAHLEYERGSTPPPPAGGGRLAARGVRVFHRDQPTAIVPMIARDARLIVWAGVGAYTANMNYVDMQAGERNKEHVHAESEDTIYILDGKGSIEDLTNDLRLEFEAGDVVHVPVGIWHAVSGDRDDHVESVGGPCPADWNMLRVAGLMPDGPLGRE, encoded by the coding sequence ATGGTCGCTGAAACCGACCGCGTCCGCATCCTCCGGGATGAGGAGGATGCTCCTGAACTTCCCATCGTCGAGCACGGAGGCCGGGCTTGGGTGGTGGTCTGGCCGGGCCTGGACGCCCATCTGCGATCCATACACCACATCTCACTGGAGCCGGGCGGGCGAACCGTCCAACTCGAGCACCCGATGGAATCCGTCTACTACACCATGTCGGGAAGCGTGGCGGCGGCGGACAACTCCTTCGACCGGCGCCTCGACGTCCCGACCGGAGCGATGGCACACATCGGAGCCGACACGAAGTACGCGTTCGAGGCGGGCCCGGACGGCGCCGAACTGATCGGGGGTCCCTGCCCGGCCGACGAACGGCTCTATGCCCATCTCGAGTACGAGCGGGGCTCCACCCCACCGCCGCCTGCCGGCGGTGGCCGCCTCGCGGCTCGGGGTGTCCGCGTCTTCCATCGCGACCAGCCGACCGCCATCGTCCCGATGATCGCCAGGGATGCCCGCCTGATCGTGTGGGCCGGAGTCGGCGCATACACGGCCAACATGAACTACGTGGACATGCAGGCCGGGGAGCGGAACAAGGAGCATGTACATGCCGAGTCCGAGGACACGATCTATATCCTCGACGGCAAGGGCAGCATCGAGGACCTGACCAACGACCTCCGGCTGGAGTTCGAGGCCGGGGACGTGGTTCATGTGCCGGTCGGGATCTGGCACGCCGTATCGGGAGACCGGGACGATCACGTCGAGAGCGTGGGAGGTCCGTGTCCGGCCGACTGGAACATGCTGCGAGTAGCCGGGCTCATGCCGGACGGTCCACTGGGACGGGAGTAG
- a CDS encoding NAD(P)-dependent oxidoreductase: protein MRVLITGAAGFFGRALVRAFALGGEHVVAADILPADEFVPRSDTPSDRLEYVVLDVADPAAWSTEVTGEVDAIVHAAALTPSIQEAKEDPSKLVNVNLIGTLNAFEFARKQNMGKFLFISSAGVYNQFDEETLTEADADGGFSLYGSAKLAAEIMLFRYADMFGFDAGAIRPTSMYGPAEEFRDTRPFVTQAKQLADAALDGVPVRVIGAEDRCDWVFVDDVAEGAHRFFSGGMNSRAFAFSSGDPIPFQDVLDAAVASFGVVVDPSADMLVDATPDRATTISCDKARAELGWNPMGIEEGMRRYAELGG from the coding sequence ATGAGAGTATTGATCACCGGCGCAGCCGGGTTCTTCGGACGGGCACTGGTCCGAGCGTTCGCCCTGGGCGGAGAGCACGTGGTGGCAGCGGACATCCTCCCGGCTGACGAGTTCGTCCCCCGGTCGGACACGCCGAGCGACCGGCTCGAGTACGTGGTGCTGGACGTGGCCGATCCGGCCGCCTGGTCCACGGAGGTCACCGGGGAAGTTGACGCCATCGTCCACGCCGCCGCCCTCACGCCGAGCATCCAGGAGGCCAAGGAGGACCCTTCCAAGCTGGTGAACGTCAACCTCATCGGCACCCTCAACGCGTTTGAGTTCGCCCGTAAGCAGAACATGGGCAAGTTCCTCTTCATCTCCTCCGCGGGTGTCTATAACCAGTTCGACGAGGAGACGCTCACCGAGGCGGATGCGGACGGGGGTTTCTCTCTCTACGGGTCGGCCAAGCTGGCCGCCGAGATCATGCTGTTCCGGTATGCCGACATGTTCGGCTTCGATGCGGGTGCGATCCGTCCCACGTCCATGTACGGCCCTGCGGAGGAGTTCCGCGACACCCGCCCGTTCGTCACCCAAGCCAAGCAGTTGGCCGACGCCGCCCTAGACGGGGTGCCGGTGCGGGTCATCGGCGCCGAAGACCGCTGCGACTGGGTCTTCGTGGACGACGTGGCCGAGGGCGCCCATCGCTTCTTCTCCGGCGGCATGAACAGCCGCGCCTTCGCCTTCTCCTCGGGTGACCCGATCCCGTTCCAGGACGTGCTGGACGCGGCCGTGGCCTCGTTCGGAGTGGTGGTGGATCCCAGCGCCGACATGCTGGTCGATGCCACGCCCGACCGGGCCACCACCATCTCCTGCGACAAGGCCCGTGCCGAGCTGGGATGGAATCCGATGGGGATCGAGGAAGGCATGCGCCGCTACGCCGAGTTGGGCGGCTGA
- a CDS encoding dihydroorotase family protein, which yields MLDLRIVGGTVVSDGRSRPADVGLEGDRIVEVAPRGGLGPARGEIDASGLLVIPGAVDAHFHCRAPSHPERATFASESRAAASSGVTTLFEMPISNPPCSTPEAFETRREIGEAESLIDFALYSGAGFSDPARAEAMAECGAIAFKLFTHHPPPERVDEFEGLCAGAPERIFECIRAVAATGLRCAVHSESQQMIELFREELDRFGHPARPPLVEAVAVGLVATIVRDLGAPAHIVHITSRLAMEEVQAAQGLGVDLSAESCPHYLLLDESAIPEFGNFVKVAPPLRPREDPAYLWDALADGSLSVVASDHAPFTPEEKAAAAYAESGQGIPSLEMLVPAMLDAGLSGRLPLARAVEVMTANPAKLYGIYPRKGTVSPGSEADLVLVDPEATRTVRSSEFLARSGGSGLAYDGMELRGKVLTTISRGRTVFEAGRVIGESGGRLVRPDGPPQHVRETQGAG from the coding sequence ATGCTCGACCTGAGGATCGTCGGGGGGACGGTGGTCAGCGATGGCCGTTCTCGTCCAGCCGATGTTGGCCTGGAGGGCGATCGCATCGTCGAGGTCGCCCCTCGGGGTGGTCTCGGCCCGGCTCGTGGCGAGATTGACGCCTCTGGCCTGCTGGTCATTCCCGGCGCGGTGGACGCCCACTTCCACTGCCGGGCGCCCAGCCATCCCGAGCGAGCCACTTTCGCCTCCGAATCCCGGGCGGCGGCATCCTCTGGGGTGACCACCCTGTTCGAGATGCCGATCTCCAACCCGCCGTGCAGTACTCCGGAGGCTTTCGAGACCCGCCGCGAGATCGGGGAGGCCGAGAGCTTGATCGACTTCGCCCTCTACTCGGGCGCCGGATTCAGCGATCCGGCCCGGGCGGAGGCGATGGCCGAATGCGGGGCGATCGCGTTCAAGCTGTTCACCCACCACCCGCCGCCGGAGCGAGTCGACGAGTTCGAGGGTCTCTGCGCAGGAGCTCCCGAGCGCATCTTCGAGTGTATCCGCGCGGTGGCGGCCACCGGATTGAGGTGTGCCGTTCACTCCGAGAGCCAGCAGATGATCGAACTCTTCCGGGAGGAGTTGGACCGGTTCGGACACCCGGCCCGCCCGCCGCTGGTCGAGGCGGTGGCGGTGGGCCTGGTGGCGACCATCGTCCGGGATCTGGGTGCGCCCGCCCATATCGTCCACATCACCTCCCGCCTCGCCATGGAAGAGGTCCAGGCGGCCCAGGGTCTCGGCGTGGATCTCTCCGCCGAGTCGTGCCCCCACTACCTGCTTCTCGACGAGTCGGCAATTCCCGAGTTCGGCAACTTCGTCAAGGTGGCGCCCCCTCTGCGCCCGAGGGAGGATCCCGCCTACCTGTGGGATGCGCTGGCGGACGGCTCGCTATCGGTGGTGGCGTCCGACCACGCTCCCTTCACTCCGGAGGAGAAGGCGGCCGCCGCCTATGCCGAGTCCGGGCAGGGGATTCCCTCCCTGGAGATGCTGGTCCCGGCGATGCTGGATGCGGGCCTGAGCGGGCGACTCCCGCTCGCCCGGGCGGTGGAGGTGATGACCGCCAACCCGGCCAAGCTGTACGGCATCTACCCCCGCAAGGGCACCGTCTCGCCGGGATCAGAGGCCGACCTGGTACTGGTGGATCCCGAGGCAACCCGCACGGTCCGTTCATCAGAGTTCCTGGCCCGCTCGGGCGGGAGCGGCCTGGCCTACGACGGGATGGAACTCAGGGGCAAGGTGCTCACCACCATCTCACGGGGACGCACCGTGTTCGAGGCCGGCCGGGTGATAGGGGAAAGCGGGGGGCGGTTGGTCAGGCCGGACGGCCCTCCCCAACACGTCCGCGAAACCCAAGGCGCCGGCTAG
- a CDS encoding amidohydrolase family protein produces MRTILKGGVVVNLDGGPSTQQDLVIEGEQIASVGAAAAANGDNVVDVSGMHLLPGMVNCHVHLGWDGTHDLEMQANESPAVNAMKAVMNIHRHLSAGVTTIRDLGMNHANIDAKTAIDNGWAPWIRLFPNGRAICTTGGHTWWCCREADGIYGVRKAIREQFKAGATWIKIMGSHEEVQFTMDELRAMVEEAHQNGMMVTAHATFDEAISRVVDAGVDCVEHGGSMTPETIDKMVEKGVPIVTTFSPLVQQVKFGRDFGMTESDVERRKDQMADKSRFAGNVAAAKAGIPIVFGTDAGSPVVPHYAIAEELKFMVEIGVCPDNLDALNSITRRGIKLLGLEDELGSLEAGKTADVVAVGGDPLDSLDHMKDVRRVFVRGQMAFSSEGGYTQVGRDIEGMGTRWGPGPEIGYRRA; encoded by the coding sequence GTGCGCACAATTCTCAAAGGCGGAGTGGTAGTCAACCTCGACGGAGGGCCCTCCACGCAACAGGATCTGGTCATCGAAGGCGAGCAGATCGCCTCGGTGGGCGCCGCCGCGGCCGCGAACGGCGACAACGTGGTGGATGTCTCCGGCATGCACCTGCTGCCCGGCATGGTGAACTGTCATGTTCACCTGGGGTGGGACGGCACCCACGACCTCGAGATGCAGGCCAACGAGTCGCCCGCTGTCAACGCCATGAAGGCGGTGATGAACATCCATCGACATCTGTCCGCCGGGGTGACCACCATCCGCGACCTGGGCATGAACCACGCCAACATCGACGCCAAGACGGCCATCGACAACGGCTGGGCGCCATGGATCCGCCTGTTCCCCAACGGCCGGGCCATCTGCACCACCGGTGGCCACACCTGGTGGTGTTGCCGCGAAGCCGACGGAATCTACGGGGTCCGCAAGGCCATCCGCGAGCAGTTCAAGGCGGGTGCCACCTGGATCAAGATCATGGGCTCCCACGAAGAGGTGCAGTTCACGATGGACGAACTCCGGGCGATGGTCGAGGAGGCGCACCAAAACGGCATGATGGTCACCGCCCACGCCACCTTCGACGAGGCCATCTCCCGGGTGGTGGACGCCGGTGTGGACTGCGTGGAGCACGGCGGGTCGATGACCCCGGAGACCATCGACAAGATGGTCGAGAAGGGCGTCCCCATCGTCACCACCTTCTCCCCGCTCGTGCAGCAGGTGAAGTTCGGCCGGGACTTCGGCATGACCGAATCCGATGTGGAGCGCCGCAAGGATCAGATGGCCGACAAGAGCCGCTTCGCGGGAAACGTGGCCGCGGCCAAGGCGGGGATCCCGATCGTTTTCGGAACCGATGCCGGGAGCCCGGTGGTCCCTCACTACGCCATTGCCGAGGAGCTCAAGTTCATGGTCGAGATCGGGGTCTGCCCCGACAATCTGGACGCGCTGAACTCGATCACCCGCCGGGGTATCAAGCTGCTCGGTCTCGAGGACGAGTTGGGCAGTCTCGAAGCCGGGAAGACGGCTGACGTGGTGGCCGTGGGCGGTGATCCGCTGGACTCGCTGGACCACATGAAGGACGTCAGGCGGGTCTTCGTGCGAGGGCAGATGGCCTTCTCGTCCGAGGGTGGTTACACCCAGGTGGGGCGGGATATCGAGGGCATGGGCACCCGCTGGGGTCCCGGACCCGAGATCGGATACCGGCGGGCATAA
- a CDS encoding aspartate/glutamate racemase family protein encodes MAEAAREASAFPRRLGLIVPSSNTVAEPDFTRSVPGGVTVHTARAYLEETTASAERAMLESFVPQAAADLATANMHAIVFSCTSAAALLGKAGEERFVEELQESGGAPVISTNEAVGRVLGRYGDARVAVVTPYIDELNVAIAGTLTERGVSVRSIVGMSLVDNISIGRLRPDEIVAFVERHADPREFDVLFVSCTNLRGMESRETLEDRLERPVVTSNSAALTIALEVLEGSADVRPSADLLRPATLR; translated from the coding sequence GTGGCAGAAGCAGCACGCGAGGCATCCGCCTTCCCACGGCGTCTGGGCCTCATCGTCCCCTCGTCCAACACTGTTGCGGAGCCTGACTTCACGCGGTCTGTACCAGGCGGTGTAACCGTCCATACTGCGCGCGCCTACCTAGAAGAAACAACGGCATCCGCCGAGAGGGCAATGTTGGAATCGTTCGTGCCTCAAGCGGCCGCCGACCTGGCGACAGCGAACATGCACGCAATCGTCTTCTCCTGCACCAGCGCGGCAGCCCTTCTCGGGAAGGCAGGTGAGGAGCGCTTTGTGGAGGAACTTCAGGAGTCCGGCGGTGCGCCCGTCATCAGCACGAATGAAGCCGTTGGCCGCGTTCTCGGTCGGTACGGCGACGCCCGCGTCGCGGTTGTTACCCCCTACATAGACGAACTGAACGTGGCTATAGCGGGGACCCTGACGGAGCGTGGTGTTTCCGTGAGATCCATCGTCGGGATGTCTCTTGTCGACAATATCTCCATTGGTCGGCTTCGGCCTGACGAGATCGTGGCATTCGTCGAGCGGCATGCGGACCCGCGCGAGTTCGATGTGTTGTTCGTGTCCTGCACAAACCTCCGAGGGATGGAGAGCAGGGAAACGCTGGAGGATCGTTTGGAACGACCCGTTGTCACGAGCAACTCCGCCGCGTTGACCATTGCCCTAGAGGTGCTCGAGGGATCTGCCGATGTTCGTCCCTCTGCGGACCTGCTGAGACCCGCCACGTTGCGGTAA
- a CDS encoding pyridoxal phosphate-dependent aminotransferase, with translation MSQSTLRQRLAERTLRIRGGHESPYFQIMRRVEGRDDIIRLVRGEPDIPTPAHIIEAAKRCLDTGHVGYTPPGGMIELREAIARKFKEDNNLEYDAASEILVTAGAQESMAVSLQTLLDPGDEVLLATPHYMAYPANIIMAGGHIVYVDTVEEEDFELKPEAIEAAITDRTKLLVLVTPNNPTAGVITAETLSAIADVVRAHPGLVVISDELYEKVVYDGFEHISFATLPDMWDRTITINGFSKAYSMTGFRVGYMAGPADYILAATEPRHSLSISTSLPSQHGALAALEGPQDFMAEMMEEYHLRRAMMRDAFDELGVTYGEPKGGFYFFANISGSGLDAVEFADKAVDYGILFSPGNVFAEGARKYIRISYLAPRDQLAEALERFGRLWNDCRSGR, from the coding sequence ATGAGCCAGAGCACACTGAGACAACGGCTGGCGGAGCGCACCCTGCGGATCCGGGGTGGCCACGAGTCGCCCTACTTCCAGATCATGCGGAGGGTGGAAGGCCGCGATGACATAATCCGCCTGGTGCGGGGGGAGCCGGACATTCCGACCCCTGCCCACATAATCGAGGCCGCCAAGCGATGTCTGGACACCGGGCATGTCGGCTACACCCCTCCGGGCGGGATGATCGAGCTACGCGAGGCCATCGCCCGCAAGTTCAAGGAGGACAACAACCTCGAGTACGACGCCGCTTCCGAGATCCTGGTTACCGCCGGTGCGCAGGAATCGATGGCGGTGAGCCTCCAGACGTTGCTCGACCCCGGCGACGAGGTGCTCCTCGCCACCCCCCACTACATGGCCTATCCGGCCAACATCATCATGGCGGGCGGGCACATCGTCTACGTCGATACGGTCGAGGAGGAGGACTTCGAGCTCAAGCCCGAGGCTATCGAGGCGGCCATCACCGACCGCACCAAGCTCCTGGTGCTGGTGACCCCCAACAATCCGACCGCCGGGGTGATCACCGCCGAGACGCTGTCGGCGATCGCCGACGTGGTGCGGGCCCATCCCGGCCTGGTGGTGATCTCCGACGAGCTGTACGAGAAGGTGGTCTACGACGGCTTCGAGCACATCTCCTTCGCCACCCTGCCCGACATGTGGGATCGGACCATCACGATCAACGGCTTCTCGAAGGCCTACAGCATGACCGGCTTCCGGGTCGGCTACATGGCGGGCCCGGCCGACTACATCCTGGCCGCCACGGAGCCGCGCCACTCGCTCAGTATCTCCACCTCCCTGCCTTCCCAGCATGGCGCCCTCGCCGCGCTGGAAGGGCCGCAGGACTTCATGGCCGAGATGATGGAGGAGTACCACCTGCGCCGGGCGATGATGCGGGACGCCTTCGACGAGCTGGGCGTCACGTACGGCGAGCCCAAGGGCGGCTTCTACTTCTTCGCCAACATCTCCGGGTCCGGGTTGGACGCGGTCGAATTCGCCGACAAGGCGGTGGACTACGGGATCCTGTTCTCACCGGGCAACGTGTTCGCCGAGGGAGCCCGCAAGTACATCCGGATCTCCTACCTGGCGCCCAGGGACCAGTTGGCCGAGGCTCTCGAGCGCTTCGGGCGTCTGTGGAACGACTGCCGGAGCGGCCGATGA
- a CDS encoding M24 family metallopeptidase, with amino-acid sequence MTHVPVTHITSDAERARRYAVLREAMAGAGMDAFVICSRGDEFVRGRVQYVSDIFQWAGRGFVVLPMRGEATFVVDPLWGTGYAMQGMWLNDYRQPDDAGTEIGAILSDHGLATGTIGIVGLADITSVADYNSMKNALPNANWVDATDLFDDVRAIKSQEEIDSTIETGNIMRRVFNALEAEIRPGVQEVDVLSEAHRLARQLGCMEGIALMGRAPFSCFSPGTRGVIEKDDVMVIDLEWGGPLGYWVEVRRVYSFRPPNDEQKAFWEMRVESFEACVQAMKAGEDSDTVLDARDRVYDKYGYDARDSNSYTAHGIGIDSLEPPWVPGKRRIMEENMMINLHPAIGGFSDPETGARLGGISIADNVLVGPDGGTRMVDQTDEWIVLDA; translated from the coding sequence ATGACCCACGTACCAGTAACCCATATCACCTCGGATGCCGAGCGCGCGCGCCGCTACGCAGTGCTCCGGGAGGCCATGGCCGGCGCCGGCATGGATGCGTTCGTCATCTGTAGCAGGGGCGACGAGTTCGTGCGGGGACGGGTCCAGTACGTGAGCGACATCTTCCAGTGGGCCGGGCGCGGCTTCGTGGTCCTGCCGATGAGGGGCGAGGCCACCTTCGTGGTGGATCCGTTGTGGGGCACGGGCTACGCCATGCAGGGCATGTGGCTGAACGACTACCGCCAGCCGGACGACGCCGGGACCGAGATCGGCGCGATCCTCTCCGACCATGGGCTCGCCACCGGCACGATCGGGATCGTCGGTCTGGCCGACATCACCTCGGTGGCCGACTACAACAGCATGAAGAACGCCCTTCCCAACGCCAACTGGGTGGACGCTACCGACCTCTTCGACGACGTGCGGGCGATCAAGAGCCAGGAGGAGATCGACTCGACCATCGAGACCGGCAATATCATGCGCCGGGTCTTCAACGCGCTCGAGGCGGAGATCCGTCCGGGCGTCCAGGAGGTGGACGTCCTCTCCGAGGCCCACCGTCTGGCCCGCCAGCTGGGCTGCATGGAGGGAATCGCCCTCATGGGACGTGCGCCCTTCAGTTGCTTCAGCCCAGGCACCCGGGGCGTGATCGAGAAGGACGATGTGATGGTCATCGACCTCGAGTGGGGCGGGCCGCTCGGCTACTGGGTGGAAGTCCGCCGGGTGTACAGCTTCAGGCCGCCCAATGACGAGCAGAAGGCCTTCTGGGAAATGCGGGTCGAGAGCTTCGAGGCGTGCGTGCAGGCCATGAAGGCGGGCGAGGACTCCGACACCGTCCTCGACGCCCGCGATCGGGTCTACGACAAGTACGGGTACGACGCCAGGGACTCCAACTCCTACACCGCTCACGGGATCGGCATCGACTCGCTGGAGCCCCCGTGGGTGCCCGGCAAGCGCCGCATCATGGAAGAGAACATGATGATCAACCTCCACCCCGCCATCGGCGGCTTCTCGGATCCCGAGACAGGTGCCCGGTTGGGTGGCATCAGCATCGCCGACAACGTTCTGGTCGGTCCCGACGGGGGTACCCGGATGGTCGATCAGACTGATGAGTGGATCGTCCTCGACGCCTAG
- a CDS encoding GIY-YIG nuclease family protein has translation MDRTRGFSVRIFIPSGDPAGLRVVEKSNWTGVGVVFPRSVMQEALDRAELARPGVYIIWGPGKSPEMPLVYIGEGAETGARLSTHAKKKEFWTNAAVFASKDANLNKAHIQYLEARLLRRADEEKRCELDNGNVPQLPVLSDVDRADSDLFLDDLLLCLPVVGVRFLQKPGTQAQTIHPLFLHAKGIKAQGYVDSSGFVVRSGSQAVKKEVRSIHKFLSVERTALIERGVLSTTEDSDNYYTITQDYTFSSPSSAAGVLLGRSASGPSEWKDKEGRTLKDLQEESAEELSG, from the coding sequence ATGGATAGAACGAGGGGGTTTTCGGTGAGGATATTCATCCCCTCTGGCGATCCAGCGGGTCTCCGCGTTGTTGAGAAGTCGAACTGGACCGGGGTCGGCGTAGTCTTCCCAAGGTCAGTCATGCAAGAGGCACTTGACCGGGCCGAACTCGCCAGGCCGGGTGTTTACATCATCTGGGGACCCGGTAAGTCTCCAGAGATGCCCCTCGTCTACATCGGCGAAGGAGCGGAGACGGGCGCCAGGCTGTCGACACATGCCAAGAAGAAAGAATTCTGGACCAACGCTGCGGTCTTCGCCAGCAAGGATGCAAACCTCAACAAGGCACATATCCAGTATCTCGAAGCTCGTCTGCTGCGTCGCGCTGACGAGGAGAAGCGCTGCGAATTAGACAATGGAAACGTGCCCCAACTACCGGTGCTATCGGACGTAGACAGAGCGGATTCCGACCTGTTCTTGGACGATTTGCTGCTCTGCCTACCGGTGGTCGGGGTCAGGTTTCTTCAGAAGCCAGGTACACAAGCTCAAACCATCCACCCTCTGTTCCTGCATGCCAAGGGCATAAAGGCCCAAGGCTACGTGGACTCAAGTGGCTTTGTGGTCAGGTCTGGTTCTCAGGCAGTCAAGAAAGAAGTCCGGTCTATTCACAAGTTTCTGTCGGTTGAACGGACCGCGCTGATCGAACGTGGCGTACTGAGCACCACCGAAGACAGCGACAACTACTATACGATTACACAGGACTACACATTTAGCTCACCGTCCAGCGCGGCGGGCGTCCTGCTCGGAAGATCGGCCAGCGGCCCGTCGGAGTGGAAGGATAAGGAGGGACGAACGCTGAAGGATCTCCAAGAGGAAAGCGCCGAGGAGCTGAGCGGCTGA
- a CDS encoding adenosine deaminase, with product MPVETPLPGGIPSFERLRQAPKVVLHDHLDGGLRASTIVDLARETGYRGLPTQDPEELAARIQEGARRRSLDLYLEMFRHTLGVMQTKGAVYRVAAECAQDLAADGVVYAEVRFAPELNTEGGMSLDRVVEAALAGLRDGSDGRGIRMGLLVCAMRTGPHSLEAAELTLRYRDRGVAGFDIAGAEAGHPPSDHLAAFDLLRRAGMPYTIHAGEADGLDSIREALHTCGARRIGHGIRIVDDLGEDGALGSLAAELRDRNIPLEQCPTSNVHIGAVPSISAHPIGRLFDLGFHVTVNTDNRLMSGVSLPGEFDRCCQAFGWSWPEVHRLTTNAMEGAFLPADQRREIISQAIDPWYAARPG from the coding sequence ATGCCCGTAGAGACCCCCCTACCCGGCGGTATCCCGAGCTTCGAGCGGCTGCGGCAGGCGCCCAAGGTGGTGCTCCATGACCACCTCGACGGCGGTCTGCGCGCCTCCACGATCGTCGATCTCGCCAGGGAGACCGGTTACCGGGGCCTCCCCACCCAGGACCCGGAGGAGCTGGCGGCCCGGATCCAGGAGGGCGCTCGCCGCCGCAGCCTCGATCTCTACCTGGAGATGTTCCGCCACACCCTCGGCGTCATGCAGACGAAAGGGGCCGTGTACCGGGTGGCGGCCGAATGCGCCCAGGACCTGGCGGCCGACGGCGTGGTCTACGCCGAGGTCAGGTTCGCCCCCGAGTTGAACACCGAGGGCGGCATGTCGCTCGACCGGGTGGTCGAGGCCGCGCTGGCCGGTCTCCGGGACGGGAGCGACGGTCGCGGCATCCGGATGGGCCTGCTGGTGTGCGCTATGAGGACCGGTCCCCACAGTCTCGAGGCGGCCGAGCTGACGCTGAGGTATCGGGATAGGGGGGTGGCGGGTTTCGACATCGCCGGTGCCGAGGCCGGTCACCCGCCTTCCGATCACCTGGCGGCGTTCGATCTGCTGCGACGGGCGGGAATGCCCTACACCATCCACGCCGGCGAGGCGGACGGCCTCGACTCGATACGGGAAGCCCTACACACCTGCGGAGCCCGGCGGATCGGCCACGGGATCAGGATCGTCGACGACCTCGGGGAGGACGGCGCGCTCGGTTCGCTCGCCGCCGAGCTGCGCGACCGGAACATCCCTCTTGAGCAATGCCCGACCTCCAACGTCCACATCGGCGCCGTCCCCTCGATCTCTGCCCATCCGATCGGCCGGCTCTTCGACCTGGGCTTTCACGTGACTGTCAACACCGACAACCGGCTCATGAGCGGGGTCTCGCTGCCGGGCGAGTTCGACCGTTGCTGCCAGGCCTTCGGCTGGTCCTGGCCCGAGGTGCACCGGCTGACCACCAACGCCATGGAGGGCGCCTTCCTCCCGGCTGACCAGCGCCGGGAGATCATCAGTCAAGCCATCGACCCCTGGTACGCCGCCCGCCCTGGCTAG